One window of Salegentibacter sp. Hel_I_6 genomic DNA carries:
- a CDS encoding ABC transporter ATP-binding protein, protein MIQLNHIYKWVKTGGRRIFLLNDLSLNIEKGEFLSIMGPSGSGKSTLLNVIAMLDSFDEGEYFFEDEAIHDLKPKKRTAIFNENIGFIFQAYHLLDDLTVYENIETPLLYKKVKSSERKALVADMLDRFNIVGKKDLFPHQLSGGQQQLVGIARALIIKPKLILADEPTGNLNSNQSDEIMQLFKELNKEGVTIIQATHSESNAAYGTRTIKLLDGSISKK, encoded by the coding sequence ATGATACAACTCAACCACATTTATAAATGGGTAAAAACCGGCGGAAGAAGAATTTTCCTGCTCAACGATTTAAGCCTGAATATTGAAAAGGGTGAATTTCTTTCCATTATGGGGCCATCGGGTTCTGGAAAGTCCACACTGCTCAATGTAATTGCTATGCTGGATTCTTTTGATGAGGGCGAATATTTTTTTGAAGACGAAGCAATTCACGATTTAAAACCGAAAAAAAGAACTGCTATTTTCAATGAAAATATAGGGTTTATTTTTCAGGCTTATCATCTCCTGGATGATCTAACGGTGTATGAAAATATTGAAACCCCATTGTTATATAAAAAAGTAAAAAGTTCTGAACGAAAGGCATTGGTAGCCGATATGTTAGACCGATTCAATATTGTTGGTAAGAAAGATTTGTTTCCGCACCAACTTAGTGGGGGGCAGCAACAATTGGTTGGGATTGCCAGGGCGCTGATAATTAAACCCAAACTAATCCTTGCTGATGAACCTACTGGCAATCTAAATTCCAATCAGAGTGATGAGATTATGCAACTTTTTAAGGAATTAAATAAGGAAGGAGTTACCATAATCCAAGCCACACATTCAGAAAGCAATGCGGCTTATGGAACGAGGACTATCAAACTTCTAGACGGAAGTATTTCAAAAAAATAA
- a CDS encoding lipid-A-disaccharide synthase N-terminal domain-containing protein, which yields MSNSLIIYIIGFTAQILFSSRMIMQWILSEKQKKVLTPILFWELSLLASFLLFIYGYFRDDFAIMLGQTLTYFIYIRNLQFQGQWGKLPYLLRFAIFIFPAIVVIYSFLNNEYNLQKLFQNEAIPVWLLLLGIVAQVVFTLRFLYQWLYSEKQKKSSLPLGFWWLSLVGSSLILIYAIFRKDPVLLIGHLFGAIMYIRNIIIHHNEIRE from the coding sequence ATGAGTAATTCGCTAATTATTTATATTATAGGATTTACCGCCCAAATCCTGTTTTCTTCCAGGATGATTATGCAATGGATTCTATCTGAAAAACAGAAAAAAGTCTTAACACCCATCCTTTTTTGGGAATTAAGCTTACTGGCTTCATTTCTGTTATTTATCTATGGATATTTTCGAGATGATTTTGCGATTATGCTTGGGCAAACGCTTACTTATTTTATTTATATACGAAATTTACAATTCCAGGGACAATGGGGAAAGCTCCCATATTTGCTTAGGTTTGCCATCTTCATTTTTCCTGCCATTGTAGTAATATATAGTTTCTTAAATAATGAATATAATCTTCAAAAATTGTTTCAAAATGAAGCGATTCCGGTTTGGTTATTACTATTGGGAATTGTAGCCCAGGTAGTTTTTACCTTACGGTTTTTATACCAATGGCTCTACTCTGAAAAGCAAAAGAAGTCTTCACTACCACTCGGGTTTTGGTGGTTAAGCCTCGTAGGTTCCTCTTTAATTTTAATTTATGCTATTTTCAGGAAAGATCCGGTTTTACTTATTGGGCATTTATTTGGGGCAATAATGTACATTAGGAATATTATAATTCATCATAATGAAATTAGAGAATAA
- a CDS encoding TolC family protein encodes MFQKFTCLLFLVFAISGYAQDSELQLNLGEAIEVALENNLDVKSSVLRERTSELQFKQTRNSRLPDLNASYSYGLNNGRSIDPFTNTYIDEELSFSNAGIGLGATIFNGFQIKNRIQRDRLNLQAAEMEVQEARQEMVLNVTLAYFQVLNNKDLLELAKTRRISTQDQVERLKTLNDEGEGSPANYTDIRGQLANDQAIIADTENNLKASKLELKRLLNIETEIEVAPEYFSSEPEEYILTADEVFKESLENLATFKAGELRIEAAKEDVQVSRSLYSPEISFFAQLNTNYSSLARLFNETGAAIVETGQFVRVGDNNFSVLEEQTNFVAEEIPYQDQLINNLNSNVGVAVSIPIFNGFRARNTVGLQKIALEEREVEFERTRNEFEQAIREAHNDMETAFNRYEIYKEQVAAYTESFRVNEIRFNSGVSNIVDYIISKNNLDNAKINLANARYEYIFRTKILDYYRGFSI; translated from the coding sequence ATGTTTCAAAAATTTACTTGCCTACTATTTCTTGTTTTTGCTATTTCAGGATACGCTCAGGATTCAGAATTACAATTAAACCTGGGCGAAGCTATTGAAGTTGCTTTGGAAAATAATCTTGATGTTAAAAGTTCGGTTTTAAGGGAAAGAACTTCGGAATTACAATTCAAACAAACCCGCAATAGTAGGTTGCCCGACCTTAATGCCAGTTATAGTTATGGATTGAATAATGGTAGAAGTATAGATCCATTTACCAATACCTATATAGATGAAGAATTAAGCTTTTCTAATGCAGGAATAGGTCTGGGGGCGACTATTTTTAATGGTTTTCAAATTAAAAACAGGATTCAGCGAGACCGTTTGAATTTGCAAGCGGCTGAAATGGAAGTACAGGAAGCCCGGCAAGAAATGGTGCTCAATGTTACGCTCGCTTATTTCCAGGTTTTAAATAATAAAGACCTGTTGGAGCTGGCAAAAACAAGACGAATTTCAACTCAGGATCAGGTAGAGCGTTTGAAAACACTAAATGATGAAGGGGAGGGTAGCCCGGCGAATTATACCGATATCCGTGGACAGTTGGCTAATGATCAAGCTATTATTGCCGACACCGAAAACAATTTAAAAGCCTCAAAACTTGAACTGAAAAGGCTGTTGAATATTGAAACTGAAATTGAAGTTGCTCCAGAATACTTTTCATCAGAACCAGAAGAATATATCCTTACCGCAGATGAAGTTTTTAAGGAATCTCTGGAAAATCTAGCTACTTTCAAAGCTGGGGAGTTGAGAATTGAAGCTGCAAAAGAAGATGTACAGGTTTCCAGAAGTTTATATTCCCCTGAAATTTCCTTTTTCGCCCAATTAAACACCAATTATTCCAGTCTTGCCAGGCTCTTTAATGAAACCGGAGCGGCTATTGTTGAAACCGGACAATTTGTTCGGGTAGGTGATAATAATTTTTCGGTATTAGAGGAGCAAACAAATTTCGTAGCAGAAGAAATTCCATATCAGGATCAATTGATCAATAATTTAAATTCCAATGTGGGAGTAGCGGTAAGCATTCCTATTTTTAATGGGTTTAGGGCAAGAAATACAGTAGGGCTTCAAAAAATAGCCCTTGAAGAAAGAGAAGTAGAATTTGAACGAACAAGAAATGAATTCGAGCAAGCTATTCGTGAAGCTCATAACGATATGGAAACTGCATTTAACCGCTATGAAATTTATAAAGAACAGGTAGCTGCTTACACAGAATCTTTTAGGGTAAATGAAATTAGATTTAACAGTGGGGTTTCTAATATTGTTGATTATATCATCAGTAAAAACAACCTGGATAATGCTAAAATAAATCTAGCCAATGCGCGCTATGAATACATTTTCAGAACTAAGATCCTGGATTATTATAGGGGTTTTTCCATTTAA
- a CDS encoding glycosyltransferase family 2 protein, translating into MEFQFTIIVPIFNEIESLPRLFEYLQNYLQTASLKSCVLLVDDGSSDGSASTIEKFCLEQEAFSCLLFDKNYGKGAALKAAFDHTKTPLLGYLDADLQTHPQDFELLLPYIKDFGLVTGWRKNRKDTLVKRISSKTGNAVRIFFTHDNIHDTGCPLKIMHTEYARKIPMFKGLQRFLPAMILLQEKKIKEVVINHFPRIEGYSKYNFKNRFLGPLVDCFAYVWIKKSYIDYSIKAKHE; encoded by the coding sequence ATGGAATTTCAATTCACCATTATTGTTCCGATTTTTAATGAAATAGAGAGTTTACCCAGGCTTTTTGAGTATTTACAGAATTATCTCCAAACCGCTTCTCTTAAATCCTGCGTATTATTGGTAGATGATGGTTCTAGCGATGGAAGTGCTTCTACGATAGAGAAATTCTGTCTGGAACAGGAAGCGTTTAGTTGTTTGTTATTCGATAAAAATTATGGAAAAGGTGCTGCATTGAAAGCCGCTTTTGATCATACAAAAACCCCTTTACTTGGCTACCTCGATGCCGATTTACAAACACATCCACAAGATTTTGAATTATTGCTTCCATATATTAAAGATTTTGGATTGGTTACAGGCTGGAGAAAGAACCGAAAAGATACTCTTGTAAAACGTATCTCTTCTAAAACTGGTAATGCAGTGCGAATATTTTTCACGCATGATAATATTCACGATACCGGATGCCCATTAAAGATTATGCATACTGAATACGCCAGGAAAATCCCTATGTTTAAAGGATTACAGCGGTTTTTACCGGCAATGATCCTGTTGCAGGAAAAAAAAATTAAAGAGGTAGTAATTAACCATTTTCCAAGAATAGAAGGCTATTCTAAATATAATTTTAAAAATAGGTTCCTTGGACCTTTGGTAGACTGTTTTGCATATGTATGGATTAAAAAATCTTATATAGATTATAGTATAAAAGCGAAACATGAGTAA